The Bacteroidota bacterium genome includes a region encoding these proteins:
- a CDS encoding SPASM domain-containing protein: protein MNSRRIKKAIRRLKSLPGGINFFRYTSNKMYGWYLKRIKSTKVAHPSSIMLEVTNHCNLKCITCPREYQYGEDMDKGFMDIKQLKKVVDEVYPYVDSIGLTGLGETLMYKQLPEALKYIRSKNKGIITTISINAHLPNSIEIVKSIADDLDTLQISMDGVGETYENVRLRGEFKLFYDNVKAIVEYCKDKRADVMFNFVAIKENYFNMAEVVEAASELGVDYINITPFNVAAVTAHDISYYDFFHSDAFKNELKRAKDKADELKNVVLTLWDVKSKNEFKKCHLPWGHFYISWDGYATPCCAKPFPKELNFGHVFEDGLLKCLNSPGYRQFRQLWYENKTPQFCEKCHMVDLKPIDLLFELPVN from the coding sequence AGCGATCCGGCGATTAAAAAGTTTACCCGGAGGGATCAACTTTTTTCGATATACCTCCAATAAAATGTATGGCTGGTATCTTAAAAGAATTAAAAGTACCAAAGTTGCCCATCCCTCCTCCATAATGTTGGAGGTTACCAATCACTGTAATTTAAAATGCATCACTTGTCCACGCGAATACCAATATGGTGAAGATATGGATAAGGGATTTATGGATATTAAACAATTAAAAAAGGTTGTTGATGAAGTGTATCCTTATGTTGATTCCATCGGATTAACAGGTTTAGGTGAAACGCTTATGTATAAACAACTTCCTGAAGCACTTAAATATATACGTTCAAAAAATAAAGGGATCATTACAACAATTTCCATAAATGCACATCTGCCAAATAGCATTGAAATTGTAAAGTCCATTGCAGATGATCTTGATACTTTGCAAATATCAATGGATGGAGTAGGAGAGACCTATGAAAATGTACGTCTGCGAGGAGAGTTTAAATTGTTTTATGATAATGTTAAGGCGATAGTAGAATATTGTAAAGATAAAAGAGCAGATGTGATGTTCAATTTTGTTGCAATAAAAGAAAATTATTTCAACATGGCTGAAGTTGTGGAAGCTGCAAGCGAATTAGGTGTTGATTATATTAATATCACACCATTTAATGTTGCAGCGGTTACTGCGCATGATATCAGTTATTACGATTTCTTTCACAGCGATGCATTTAAAAATGAATTAAAAAGAGCAAAGGATAAAGCAGACGAACTTAAAAATGTTGTGCTCACCCTTTGGGATGTAAAATCAAAAAATGAATTCAAAAAATGTCATCTCCCCTGGGGACATTTTTATATCAGTTGGGATGGATATGCAACACCATGTTGTGCCAAACCTTTTCCCAAAGAGCTGAACTTCGGGCATGTTTTTGAAGATGGGTTATTAAAATGTCTTAACTCTCCCGGTTATCGTCAGTTCCGCCAATTATGGTATGAAAATAAAACACCCCAGTTTTGTGAAAAATGTCATATGGTTGATCTGAAACCAATTGATCTTCTTTTCGAACTTCCCGTAAATTAA
- a CDS encoding dephospho-CoA kinase encodes MIKAGITGGIGSGKTTVCKIFEVLGVPVYYADDRAKELITTDTTLIKKIKKLLGDDAYDAQNNINKKRIAAVVFNFPEVLEKYNAIVHPAVYDDVEKWMRRHQQFDYILEEAALLFETGSYKKLDTIICVTAPLEVRIDRIKKRDGLSEEEILARINNQMPEEEKITLSNYVIYNDGATPLIRQVLRIHEKLTEKANK; translated from the coding sequence ATGATAAAAGCAGGAATTACAGGTGGGATCGGAAGTGGCAAAACCACTGTCTGCAAAATATTTGAAGTATTGGGAGTTCCTGTTTATTATGCTGATGATCGGGCAAAAGAATTAATTACTACAGATACGACACTCATCAAAAAAATTAAAAAATTGTTGGGAGATGATGCCTACGATGCACAAAATAATATAAATAAAAAAAGAATAGCAGCTGTTGTATTTAATTTTCCGGAAGTATTGGAAAAATATAATGCCATAGTTCACCCTGCAGTTTATGATGACGTGGAAAAATGGATGCGTCGCCATCAACAATTTGACTACATATTAGAAGAGGCTGCATTATTATTTGAAACAGGCAGTTACAAAAAATTAGATACCATAATTTGTGTTACTGCTCCGCTCGAAGTTCGTATTGATCGCATTAAAAAAAGAGATGGACTATCAGAAGAGGAAATTTTAGCCCGCATTAATAATCAAATGCCTGAAGAGGAAAAAATTACCCTCAGCAATTATGTTATTTACAACGATGGAGCAACACCATTAATAAGGCAGGTTTTAAGAATTCACGAAAAACTTACGGAAAAAGCGAATAAATAA
- a CDS encoding YbbR-like domain-containing protein, producing the protein MTFTDSYSRSVKPKPGRNIIRIIFCLVLAIMLWLLNVLSEPQEDIIAVELNYKLADNKVNTIKLPDEASILVRTSGWNLLKEYFFNRSLSLDLINYTDKELLLTNNNISIFSQELPAVYQILHISPDTLNMQFDELISKSIPVFITTSATNKNAFGIDSIFIEPDSITISGAESLIGETEFWPTEPIEISPVDTLYKGSVALEYPDQNNIQMSAIVVSYKIMISPYTIHSFTTLIPIPGTKDLKTVVVNYTTENKNITTTNGEGFQFITRYDSVNHRFNIINVKYPEGAQNINTIPAFLYTTKPK; encoded by the coding sequence TTGACATTTACTGATTCTTATTCTCGTTCAGTAAAACCAAAACCGGGCAGAAATATAATTCGTATTATATTTTGCCTGGTTCTTGCTATAATGTTATGGCTGCTCAATGTTTTATCTGAACCACAGGAAGATATAATTGCAGTGGAATTAAACTACAAACTTGCAGATAACAAAGTAAATACCATTAAACTCCCTGATGAAGCAAGTATACTTGTGAGAACAAGTGGATGGAACCTATTAAAAGAATATTTTTTTAATCGTTCCTTATCGCTGGATCTTATTAATTATACAGACAAGGAGCTCTTGCTTACAAATAATAATATTTCAATTTTCAGTCAGGAATTACCCGCAGTTTATCAGATATTACATATTTCGCCGGATACATTAAATATGCAATTTGATGAACTAATATCAAAAAGTATACCTGTTTTTATTACTACATCTGCTACAAATAAAAACGCCTTTGGAATTGATTCCATTTTTATTGAACCCGATTCTATTACTATTTCCGGAGCTGAATCCCTGATTGGAGAAACGGAATTCTGGCCAACAGAACCCATCGAAATTTCACCTGTCGATACTTTATACAAAGGTTCTGTTGCATTGGAATATCCCGATCAGAATAATATTCAGATGTCGGCTATTGTTGTATCATATAAAATTATGATATCGCCATATACCATACATTCCTTTACTACGCTTATTCCTATTCCGGGTACGAAAGATCTTAAAACGGTTGTTGTAAATTATACCACTGAAAATAAAAATATAACAACAACCAATGGTGAAGGTTTCCAGTTTATTACAAGATACGATTCCGTTAACCATAGATTTAACATTATTAACGTGAAATATCCGGAAGGTGCACAAAATATAAATACCATTCCGGCGTTCCTATATACTACTAAACCAAAATGA
- the yajC gene encoding preprotein translocase subunit YajC, with the protein MAPSGGESSGSSSFMSIAFFVLFFLILYFFMIRPQSKKAKEQKSFLNEIKVGDKIVTIGGVHGKILKVDEDTYLIEVDTNTKVRIEKSVISLDFTKAVAARKQQS; encoded by the coding sequence ATGGCACCAAGCGGTGGCGAATCTTCAGGATCTTCCAGTTTTATGAGCATTGCATTTTTTGTATTGTTTTTTCTGATCCTTTATTTTTTTATGATACGTCCGCAATCTAAAAAAGCAAAAGAACAAAAATCATTTTTAAATGAAATTAAGGTTGGCGACAAGATTGTTACCATAGGCGGAGTGCACGGTAAGATCTTAAAAGTTGATGAAGATACTTATCTTATCGAAGTAGATACCAATACCAAAGTGCGTATCGAAAAATCAGTAATATCTTTAGATTTTACAAAAGCTGTTGCCGCGCGTAAACAACAATCTTAA
- a CDS encoding DUF1573 domain-containing protein, whose translation MRSKLNSIVLILAFFAAGTLISCKDKPATVNTTAESGEEKKLSTDVVENLTTITFERDLNDFGEMIQNEVVHTEFKFTNTGKYDLIISSARGTCGCTKPEWPTEPIAPGESGVIKVGFDSKNKSGPFNKTVTVTANTNPAESRIIIKGVVIVPKDK comes from the coding sequence ATGAGATCAAAACTAAATTCCATCGTTCTTATCCTCGCTTTTTTTGCAGCAGGAACCTTGATTTCCTGTAAAGACAAACCTGCAACTGTAAATACTACTGCTGAATCCGGTGAGGAGAAAAAACTTTCCACTGATGTAGTGGAAAATTTAACCACCATCACCTTTGAACGCGACCTAAATGATTTTGGGGAGATGATACAAAACGAAGTTGTACACACAGAATTTAAATTCACCAATACCGGAAAATATGATCTTATAATTTCCAGTGCCAGAGGTACTTGTGGATGTACAAAACCGGAATGGCCAACTGAACCTATTGCACCCGGTGAATCGGGCGTAATTAAAGTGGGTTTCGACAGTAAAAATAAAAGTGGTCCTTTTAATAAAACCGTAACAGTAACTGCAAATACAAACCCTGCTGAAAGCAGAATTATAATTAAGGGTGTTGTAATTGTTCCAAAAGATAAATAA
- the nusB gene encoding transcription antitermination factor NusB codes for MLSRRGLRIKAMQTLYIVSSTDNMDVRSALKQLNYSINNSHLAYLYGLHFITEMAHQVELEAHIKKNKYLPTEQDLNFPVKFFRNHLINTLWENQYFQSKLKKEKLLDWVDEEIVKMIYNQMKEFKPYEKYAAEVSDETGDKKIVQEIFDNFLLKNEYFDEHMENVVGTWADDEFIVKGLMEEFFRAKSISSQNEKALFDFHISEEEQRFADTLVGKTMEEDAHFDELIKSKLQNWELDRVSLIDRILMKMAITEFLFIPTIPIKVTINEYLDISKLYSTPKSREFINGILDKLMNEMKSNGQIIKTGRGLIE; via the coding sequence ATGCTGAGCAGAAGAGGATTAAGAATTAAGGCAATGCAAACATTGTATATTGTTTCGAGTACCGACAATATGGATGTGAGATCAGCACTAAAACAGTTAAATTATAGCATCAACAATTCGCATTTAGCGTATTTGTATGGTTTGCATTTTATTACTGAAATGGCGCACCAGGTTGAACTGGAAGCACATATTAAAAAAAATAAATATTTACCTACAGAACAGGATCTCAATTTTCCTGTTAAATTTTTCAGAAATCATTTAATAAACACGCTTTGGGAAAATCAATATTTTCAAAGCAAACTCAAAAAGGAAAAATTACTTGATTGGGTTGATGAAGAGATCGTGAAAATGATCTACAATCAAATGAAGGAATTTAAACCTTATGAAAAATATGCTGCAGAAGTAAGTGATGAAACAGGAGATAAAAAGATAGTGCAGGAAATTTTCGATAATTTTTTATTGAAAAATGAATATTTTGATGAGCACATGGAAAATGTGGTGGGAACCTGGGCTGATGATGAATTTATTGTGAAAGGTTTGATGGAGGAATTTTTTAGAGCTAAATCCATTTCATCACAAAATGAAAAAGCACTTTTCGATTTTCATATCAGCGAAGAGGAACAGCGATTTGCCGATACTTTAGTCGGAAAAACCATGGAGGAAGATGCTCACTTTGACGAGCTGATAAAATCAAAACTGCAGAATTGGGAACTTGACCGTGTATCGCTGATAGACCGAATTCTAATGAAAATGGCCATCACTGAATTTTTATTTATTCCTACCATTCCAATTAAAGTTACCATAAACGAATATCTCGACATTTCTAAATTATACAGCACACCCAAAAGCAGAGAATTCATAAACGGTATACTTGACAAACTTATGAATGAAATGAAATCAAACGGCCAGATTATAAAAACAGGCCGTGGTTTAATCGAATAA
- a CDS encoding Glu/Leu/Phe/Val dehydrogenase — translation MSNTSLQLANGEIFSTMLEMEHEQMVFCTDKKSGLKAIIAVHNTTLGPALGGTRFWNYTNENEAIIDVLRLSRGMTYKAAISGLNLGGGKAVIIGDSKTTFNREPLFRRYGRFVESLNGKYITAEDVGTSTGDMEFIAMETNHVAGKPEEMGGGGDPSPVTAYGVFLGLKAAVKFSTGSDNLKGKKVLVQGVGNVGYHLVERLLKEEAVVMISDISEDRINKITSKHNVEVIGKDAIYDTAMDIYAPCALGATINDETIQKLKCSVIAGAANNQLKDEKKHGRELIDRGILYAPDYLINAGGLINCYSELEGYNRERALQKTEIIYTRALEIFDIARKENITTQAAANRIAEERVAAIAHMNSRL, via the coding sequence ATGTCTAATACTTCTCTGCAGCTGGCCAATGGTGAAATTTTTTCAACAATGTTGGAAATGGAACATGAACAAATGGTTTTCTGCACCGACAAAAAAAGTGGTTTAAAAGCCATCATTGCAGTACATAATACCACTCTCGGTCCCGCACTTGGCGGTACCCGCTTCTGGAATTATACCAATGAAAATGAAGCCATCATTGATGTTTTGCGTTTATCGCGGGGCATGACCTATAAAGCAGCTATCAGCGGTTTGAATCTTGGTGGAGGAAAGGCTGTTATAATCGGAGATTCTAAAACCACCTTCAACCGCGAACCTCTTTTTCGCCGTTATGGACGTTTTGTGGAATCGTTGAATGGAAAATATATTACTGCCGAAGATGTTGGAACTTCTACGGGCGATATGGAATTTATTGCCATGGAAACGAATCACGTTGCCGGAAAACCCGAAGAAATGGGTGGAGGTGGCGATCCCTCACCTGTTACTGCTTACGGTGTTTTTTTAGGATTGAAAGCTGCTGTTAAATTTTCAACAGGCAGTGATAACCTTAAAGGCAAAAAAGTGTTGGTACAGGGTGTCGGAAATGTTGGATATCATTTAGTGGAGAGATTATTGAAGGAAGAAGCAGTTGTAATGATCTCTGACATTAGTGAGGACAGAATAAACAAGATCACTTCAAAACACAATGTGGAAGTAATTGGTAAAGATGCCATTTATGACACTGCAATGGATATTTATGCTCCATGTGCCTTAGGTGCAACTATTAATGATGAAACTATTCAGAAATTAAAATGTAGTGTTATTGCCGGCGCTGCAAATAATCAGTTAAAGGATGAAAAAAAACATGGCCGCGAATTAATTGATCGCGGAATTTTATATGCACCTGATTATTTAATTAATGCCGGTGGTTTGATCAATTGTTATTCTGAGTTGGAAGGTTATAACAGAGAACGAGCATTACAAAAAACAGAGATCATTTATACACGTGCTTTGGAAATATTTGATATTGCGAGAAAAGAAAATATTACAACGCAAGCTGCAGCAAACAGAATTGCAGAAGAAAGAGTAGCGGCTATTGCACATATGAATTCAAGATTATAA
- a CDS encoding ABC transporter ATP-binding protein — MQHLKSLNFYFLKYKWLFLTGTLFVALSNVFQVFAPHYIGDMIDLVEKNMDVLKNGTGIPSTVLNTLLLFAGLFVGFTLLRGICMFFMRQTIIIMSRHIEFDQKNALFAKYETLTPAFFKRNNTGDLMSRVAEDVGRVRQYVGPAVMYFINLVFNSVLAIWMMVHISPSLALYVLIPLPILSVSIYFVNSIINKKSELIQAQLSNLTSIAQESFSGIRVIQAYAQEEKEGIYFEENCEKYKNLSLSLSRVDALFQPLMVFLIGMSVLITIFAGGMQVMNDKISPGDLAEFLFYINMLTWPVTSLGWVVSIVQRAAASQKRINEFLLIEPDIVSANKLKRNIKGKIRFEDVTFTYPDTGVTALKNISFTIEPGEKVAIVGRTGAGKSTIGELLFRLYDPDSGNIYIDDIPIKEYNLEDLRKGMSVVPQDVFLFSDTIKNNISFSNRKATEEEVKRYAAFASIKDEIELFKDGFNTMVGERGVTLSGGQKQRVSIARAFLKNAPVILMDDSLSAVDSNTEKTILGNMRTYLEEKTAIIITHRIFSLLEFDQILVLDKQTISERGTHESLLERKGIYYGIYESQRREENNL, encoded by the coding sequence ATGCAACATCTGAAATCGCTCAACTTTTATTTTTTAAAATATAAATGGCTGTTCCTCACAGGGACCCTGTTTGTAGCACTTTCGAATGTTTTTCAGGTTTTTGCTCCGCATTATATCGGTGATATGATCGACCTGGTGGAAAAAAATATGGATGTGTTAAAAAATGGGACTGGAATTCCATCCACTGTTTTAAATACTTTATTGCTTTTTGCAGGATTATTTGTTGGATTCACCTTATTGCGTGGTATTTGTATGTTTTTTATGCGGCAAACCATCATTATCATGAGCCGGCATATAGAATTTGACCAAAAAAATGCCTTGTTCGCCAAGTATGAAACTTTAACCCCGGCATTTTTTAAAAGAAACAATACCGGTGATCTTATGAGCAGGGTAGCAGAGGACGTTGGGCGCGTAAGACAATATGTTGGTCCGGCAGTAATGTATTTCATCAACCTCGTATTTAACTCCGTGCTTGCTATCTGGATGATGGTGCACATTAGTCCTTCCCTGGCTCTATATGTATTGATCCCATTGCCTATACTTTCCGTTTCCATTTATTTTGTGAATAGTATCATCAACAAAAAAAGTGAATTAATTCAGGCTCAATTATCAAATCTCACCAGTATTGCGCAGGAATCATTTTCAGGGATCAGGGTGATACAAGCCTATGCACAGGAGGAAAAGGAAGGGATCTATTTTGAAGAGAACTGTGAAAAGTATAAAAACCTTTCGCTGAGTTTGTCGAGAGTGGATGCACTTTTTCAACCGCTGATGGTATTTCTTATTGGAATGAGCGTGCTCATCACCATTTTTGCGGGTGGAATGCAGGTAATGAACGACAAGATAAGTCCCGGTGATCTTGCTGAGTTCCTTTTTTATATAAATATGTTGACCTGGCCGGTTACCTCTTTGGGGTGGGTAGTTTCTATCGTTCAAAGAGCCGCAGCATCACAAAAACGCATAAATGAATTTTTATTGATCGAGCCGGATATTGTATCTGCAAATAAATTAAAACGCAATATCAAAGGGAAAATAAGGTTTGAGGATGTTACATTCACCTATCCGGATACAGGTGTTACCGCTTTAAAAAATATTTCATTCACTATAGAACCCGGTGAAAAAGTTGCGATAGTTGGCAGGACAGGCGCAGGAAAAAGCACCATTGGCGAATTACTTTTCCGGCTTTATGATCCTGATTCGGGAAATATTTATATAGATGATATTCCGATCAAGGAGTATAATCTGGAGGATCTTAGAAAGGGAATGAGTGTTGTGCCTCAGGATGTTTTCCTATTTTCAGATACAATTAAGAATAATATTTCCTTTTCAAACCGAAAAGCAACTGAGGAAGAGGTAAAACGTTATGCTGCCTTTGCCTCGATCAAGGATGAAATTGAACTTTTTAAGGATGGTTTTAATACGATGGTGGGGGAGAGAGGGGTAACACTCAGTGGAGGTCAAAAGCAGCGTGTCTCCATTGCAAGGGCGTTTTTGAAGAATGCACCGGTTATTTTGATGGATGATAGTTTAAGTGCGGTTGACAGCAACACCGAAAAGACAATTCTAGGCAATATGAGAACATATCTGGAGGAAAAAACTGCAATTATAATAACGCACAGGATCTTCTCCCTGCTTGAATTTGACCAGATTTTAGTGCTGGATAAACAAACTATTTCTGAACGCGGAACTCATGAGTCGCTTTTGGAAAGAAAGGGCATTTATTATGGGATTTACGAATCTCAGCGGCGCGAAGAAAACAATTTATAA
- a CDS encoding DUF3276 family protein, whose protein sequence is MENENSQRNDSVFSRKIRAGRRRTYFFDVRTTKANDYYLTITESKKRFDGNGYERHKLFIYKEDFNKFLEEMTLVVDHIKGLMPDFDFDAFAHKYDEQSGSDMDRENNHMAFSENHSENHRDSSMDNMEENHSMDNHDIINEEDLKLDNEIKNDQHHGHHDNTHIDDDLKL, encoded by the coding sequence GTGGAGAACGAAAACAGCCAGCGAAACGACAGCGTATTTTCAAGAAAAATACGTGCAGGAAGACGCAGAACGTATTTTTTTGATGTTAGAACAACAAAAGCGAATGATTATTACCTTACCATTACCGAAAGCAAGAAGCGTTTTGATGGAAATGGGTATGAGCGACATAAACTTTTCATCTATAAAGAAGATTTCAACAAATTTCTTGAGGAAATGACTCTGGTTGTTGATCATATTAAAGGTTTAATGCCTGATTTTGATTTTGATGCCTTTGCGCATAAATATGATGAACAATCAGGTTCTGATATGGACAGAGAAAATAACCATATGGCGTTTTCTGAAAATCATTCTGAAAATCACCGCGATTCTTCTATGGATAATATGGAAGAAAATCATAGCATGGATAACCATGATATTATTAATGAAGAAGATCTTAAATTAGATAATGAAATTAAAAATGATCAACACCACGGTCATCATGATAACACACATATAGATGATGATTTGAAACTGTAA
- a CDS encoding T9SS type A sorting domain-containing protein produces the protein MIKLNSFFILMLLTIKLNFVYAQNIVPNNGFETYTSLPTGYGQWYKATGWLNLNGVALFIWPYASADYLHNTGSGGVDLPVSTFATVNPQSGNAVMGFVTYYLPAPEFREYISIQFTTPMIAGTPYTVSFWVTNGTAGYYCNSSANHFGIRLSVAPLSQVDHEPIGGIPQLEYPGEIWSPTWQYVSFNYIPDQNYNYITIGNFYNDASTTHTIQVAGISTGAYYFIDEVVVTPAVPLPVSLTQFGAELNGDKIDLTWKTESELNCDNFRIQKSIDGNNFTDIGTVKCAGTSNNLLSYLFSDEKPVSGYNFYRLIAVDINELENFSEIVLVNYSDISPLISPNPCSQFFNIDGMGGNYNVTIFDVEGKEVFSKININDHQTIDITNLHSGIYFVFISSENTNIVKELAVK, from the coding sequence ATGATTAAGCTGAATTCATTTTTTATTTTAATGTTGTTAACAATAAAACTAAACTTTGTTTACGCTCAAAATATAGTGCCAAATAATGGTTTTGAAACGTATACTAGTCTGCCAACAGGATATGGACAATGGTATAAAGCAACCGGTTGGCTAAATTTAAACGGTGTTGCCCTATTTATCTGGCCTTATGCAAGTGCCGATTATTTGCATAATACTGGTAGTGGAGGTGTAGATCTGCCAGTATCAACTTTTGCCACCGTAAATCCACAGTCTGGGAATGCAGTTATGGGATTTGTAACATATTATTTACCTGCACCTGAATTCAGAGAATATATTTCCATACAATTTACCACTCCAATGATTGCCGGAACCCCTTATACAGTTTCCTTTTGGGTAACAAACGGAACAGCGGGATACTATTGTAATTCCTCGGCAAATCATTTTGGTATCAGGTTATCTGTTGCACCATTATCACAGGTGGATCACGAACCCATAGGTGGAATTCCGCAATTAGAATATCCGGGAGAAATTTGGAGTCCTACCTGGCAATATGTGTCATTCAATTATATCCCTGATCAAAATTATAATTATATTACAATTGGTAATTTTTATAATGACGCTTCAACAACTCATACTATTCAGGTGGCAGGAATTTCTACAGGAGCCTATTATTTTATTGATGAGGTGGTTGTAACACCCGCAGTGCCTTTACCTGTATCTTTAACGCAATTCGGAGCAGAATTAAATGGAGATAAAATTGACCTGACATGGAAAACAGAAAGCGAATTGAATTGCGATAACTTCAGAATTCAAAAATCAATTGACGGGAATAATTTTACAGATATCGGAACCGTAAAATGTGCAGGAACCAGCAATAATTTGCTATCTTATTTATTTTCCGATGAAAAGCCAGTGTCCGGATATAATTTTTATAGGTTGATTGCAGTGGATATAAATGAATTAGAAAATTTTTCAGAAATTGTTTTGGTAAATTATTCTGATATATCCCCTTTAATTTCGCCCAACCCTTGCTCTCAATTTTTTAATATTGATGGTATGGGCGGAAATTATAATGTAACAATTTTCGATGTGGAAGGAAAAGAGGTATTCTCAAAAATTAATATAAATGATCATCAAACGATAGATATAACGAATCTGCATTCAGGAATTTATTTCGTTTTTATAAGTTCTGAAAACACTAATATTGTTAAAGAATTAGCGGTTAAATAA
- a CDS encoding T9SS type A sorting domain-containing protein encodes MRYLLLVFFLSGFIFTSLFSQSTNISEGNIFDGEPYMLVNPQNQQHIIIVWMGFDGFELVKIKERVSFNGGNSWSDIIEIPHTTSGFTSADPSMDFDSDGNVFLSFIDYNPAGTAGAVLVYKSTDGGLTWEEPTEVIDAFADGMELPIDRPWMVIDKSGGVTDGNIYITTKPAPWIPFPNRNYFISSTNNGMSFNDWRNIDTMGWRIGNFIQAPMATPAVSLNGTFHTIYPAWEFTENILPRFILASSSNAGGTFNYHEVIESAGDELITDTSAKVGYLLKCDPINADHLAFFTILQTEGDADIYLLETFNAGNTWNDQIRINDDPINSGKMQDLVWANFDLDGDLLVSWRDRRSATDTGFSVSSEIYGAIRWKDSLEFSNNFKISNTLVEFDDVLLGNGNDFMCNAMINDTIYAAWGDTRDGNLNIWFNKISALTLAGTGIQNIASESKELITIYPNPSSDLISIEYKTIDNILIYDILGSCVFQLNDVNRNLVNIDITHLQSGNYTVKIVGNNNKEISRQITKN; translated from the coding sequence ATGAGGTATCTGTTACTTGTTTTTTTTCTTTCAGGATTTATCTTCACTTCCCTTTTTTCTCAATCAACAAATATATCGGAGGGCAATATTTTCGATGGCGAACCTTATATGCTTGTTAATCCGCAAAACCAGCAACATATTATTATTGTCTGGATGGGATTTGATGGATTTGAACTCGTCAAAATAAAAGAACGTGTGAGTTTTAACGGAGGAAACAGCTGGAGTGATATTATTGAAATACCGCATACCACATCCGGCTTTACATCAGCTGACCCATCTATGGATTTTGACAGTGATGGTAATGTTTTTTTATCTTTTATCGATTACAATCCCGCGGGAACAGCAGGTGCGGTATTAGTTTATAAATCAACGGATGGCGGCTTAACCTGGGAAGAACCAACAGAAGTAATTGATGCTTTTGCCGACGGAATGGAATTACCGATAGACCGCCCGTGGATGGTGATTGATAAATCGGGAGGAGTTACTGATGGCAATATTTATATTACCACAAAACCTGCACCCTGGATTCCATTTCCCAATAGAAATTATTTTATTTCCTCCACAAATAATGGAATGAGTTTTAATGATTGGCGAAATATTGATACCATGGGTTGGCGAATAGGCAATTTTATTCAGGCTCCGATGGCAACACCAGCAGTATCGTTGAACGGAACTTTTCATACCATTTATCCGGCATGGGAATTTACAGAAAACATTTTACCGCGATTTATTTTAGCATCCAGTTCAAATGCCGGTGGAACATTTAATTATCATGAGGTTATTGAATCAGCAGGTGATGAATTAATTACGGATACAAGCGCCAAGGTCGGATATTTATTAAAGTGCGATCCAATAAATGCAGATCATCTTGCATTCTTTACCATTTTACAAACAGAGGGTGATGCAGATATTTACTTATTGGAAACATTTAATGCAGGAAATACATGGAATGATCAAATTCGCATAAATGATGACCCAATTAATTCCGGAAAAATGCAGGATCTCGTTTGGGCAAATTTTGATCTGGATGGAGATCTTTTAGTGAGTTGGCGCGATAGAAGAAGTGCTACTGATACCGGTTTTAGTGTTTCCTCCGAAATTTATGGTGCCATTCGCTGGAAAGACTCACTGGAATTTTCCAATAATTTTAAAATATCAAATACCCTTGTTGAATTTGATGATGTATTACTAGGAAATGGCAATGATTTTATGTGTAATGCCATGATCAATGATACTATATATGCTGCATGGGGTGATACACGCGATGGAAATTTAAACATTTGGTTTAATAAAATATCTGCCCTTACTTTAGCTGGCACAGGCATTCAAAATATTGCAAGCGAATCCAAAGAGCTGATTACTATTTATCCAAATCCATCGTCAGATTTAATTAGTATTGAATATAAAACAATTGACAACATATTAATTTATGATATTTTGGGAAGTTGTGTATTCCAACTTAATGATGTAAATCGCAATCTGGTTAATATTGATATCACCCATCTTCAGAGCGGAAATTACACCGTTAAAATAGTGGGGAACAATAATAAAGAGATCAGCAGACAAATTACCAAAAATTAA